A window of Cellulosimicrobium protaetiae genomic DNA:
GCGCCCGTCCAGGAGCAGGGCGAGAAGATCTACGCCGCCACGGAGGGCCTGGGTGCCGACGAGGCGGTGCGCACCCGGCTCCGGGAAGCGCTCGACGCGGCCGCGACGACGTCGGAGGCGGCCGGGACCGGAGCGTCCGCCGACGACCTCGCCGCGCTGGAGCAGGCCGTGCTCGACCTGGAGGCGGACCTGGCGACCGTCGCCACGTCGACGGAGGAGATGTCGACCGCGCAGGACGCCGTCTCCTGCCCCGCTCCGGACCAGGTGTGGGACCCGGACGGCGGGCGCGTGCCCGACTCCGCGCTCGCCCCGATCCCGTGGTCGCCGTCGGACCGCGTGCGTGCCGACGTGCTCGACGGTCTCGTCGCCCTCGACGCGGCCTACGTCGAGCGGTTCGGCGTGCACCTGACGATCAACTCCTCGTACCGGACGTACGAGGAGCAGGCGGGGCTCTACGACCCGTCGTCGCCGATCGCCGCGCCCCCCGGCTGCTCGAACCACGGCCTGGGGTTCGCCGTCGACCTGGGCGGCGGCGTGCAGGCGTTCGGCACCCCGCAGTACGAGTGGCTCAAGCAGAACGCCGAGTCCTACGGCTGGACCCACCCCGACTTCGCCGAGCCCGACGGGCGCGTGCCCGAGCCGTGGCACTGGGAGTCGGTGCTGGCCCGCGCGGACTCCTGAGCGGTCGCACTCCCGGACCGGCGTCGTGGCCGACTCGTCCTGCGCGCGGCGGGACCGTCGTCACCCCGCGCCCGCGTCGACGTCCACCCGGGTGACGTGACCCGGCGTCGTGCCCTCGCGCAACCACGCCACGAGCCGGTCGACCGCTCCCCGCGGCCCCGTGGCGACCACCTCGACCGTGCCGTCGGGACGGTTCGTCGCGGCCCCGTCGAGGCCCAGCGCGGCGAGCCGCTCGCGCGTAGCCCACCGGAATCCGACGCCCTGGACCCGCCCGTGCACGACCGCCCGCAGCGCGACCGGTGCGTCGGGAGCCGTCGTCACAGGTGCACGTGCGCCGGGACGCCCGTGGACGACTCGATGTCCGACTCGGCGTCGTCCAGCAGCCGGTCCGCGAGCCGCCGCAGCGCGCGACCGACGGCGATCTCGTCGCCGATGAGCGGGACGTCCAGGTCGTGCGGGTCGCGCCGCGCGCGCCCGACCGTCCGCACGTGCTCCGGCGTCTCCGCGACGAGCACCGCCTCCGCCGTCGTGCGTCCCTCCGACTCGACGACGCTCACCTGCACGCGCCACACCTTCGTGGTGTCGGTCCCGCCCCCGGTCTCCGCACCGGGGACGTGCTCGACGTAGCTGTCCGACCCCGGGTAGACGAGCGTGCGCTCGCCCGTGTCGGTCCACTCGACGAGGTACGGCGGCGAGCCGTCCTCGTGCCGCAGCTCGACCACCACCCCGTCGCGCACCGCTCCGCCGACCACGCCCGAGGCGGTCACGATCCTGTCCCCGACCGATGCCCTCATGGCTCCTCCTCGTGCCGCACCGCC
This region includes:
- a CDS encoding M15 family metallopeptidase — protein: MTVTNAPSSTEPPGYHPTGTERRHARGTRGHRGVWVAVVVTLALLLGAAGGGLVWYRGSTYDELDGRTAVAQELLATSDGKVADPAVRDDLSAEVVDARALLGASFLVRMTTGTTGATASLEQASQAVHASMLDHARAQVEEARTSLAPVQEQGEKIYAATEGLGADEAVRTRLREALDAAATTSEAAGTGASADDLAALEQAVLDLEADLATVATSTEEMSTAQDAVSCPAPDQVWDPDGGRVPDSALAPIPWSPSDRVRADVLDGLVALDAAYVERFGVHLTINSSYRTYEEQAGLYDPSSPIAAPPGCSNHGLGFAVDLGGGVQAFGTPQYEWLKQNAESYGWTHPDFAEPDGRVPEPWHWESVLARADS
- a CDS encoding acylphosphatase, with translation MTTAPDAPVALRAVVHGRVQGVGFRWATRERLAALGLDGAATNRPDGTVEVVATGPRGAVDRLVAWLREGTTPGHVTRVDVDAGAG
- a CDS encoding dsRBD fold-containing protein, with amino-acid sequence MRASVGDRIVTASGVVGGAVRDGVVVELRHEDGSPPYLVEWTDTGERTLVYPGSDSYVEHVPGAETGGGTDTTKVWRVQVSVVESEGRTTAEAVLVAETPEHVRTVGRARRDPHDLDVPLIGDEIAVGRALRRLADRLLDDAESDIESSTGVPAHVHL